The DNA region GACGATGGCGAGGTTGGTGACGGTGTCGCTGTCATCAGGGTTGGAATCGTAGTTCTGCCCCTTGGGCGATTTGGTGAACGAGGAGAATACTTGCAGCGCGTAGTGCCCCTCGATCAGGCGCGGCAGATCGATATGGCCGTGGTTGGCCCGCGCGAGCAGGTCGCGCTTCCATGCCAGGCTGTCGGCATGCATGTCGGCGACGTCGAGCGTCGCCTGCAGGGCATGCGCGGCCGGCGTAACATCGAACGCAATATGCTTCACCTTGTTCTGGGCGCGGTCGATCTTTTCCGGGGTGACCGCGAAGAACCTGATGGCGCCGACGATCAGGACGGCGGCGACCACGGCAATGCCGATCCGAAGCCATTTCCTCATCGAGGCCGCCCTTCCCGCAGAACGGCACCAGCCCGGCTCATCCGAAAGGAGGCCTCACATCTGCGCGCCGCGCAGCCGCAGCCCCTAGCCCGGAGCCCGGCGACCGCGTAAAAACGGGCCGCATTCCCGCCCTCAACCGTCCGAGACCCGTTCATGAACGCCGCCTCCACCGTCATCCCGCTTCCCCCGCAAGCCTCGCTTCCCGTCGTCGGCGAAGCCGGCGTCTACCCGGTGCGCCGCATCTGGTGCGTCGGCCGCAACTATCTCGAGCATATCAGGGAGATGGGCAATGACGAGCGCGCGCCGCCGTTCTTCTTCGCCAAGCACGCCGACATGCTGGTCGCCGACGGCGCCACCATCCCCTATCCGCCGCTGACCAAGGACCTGCATCACGAGGTCGAGCTGGTGGTGGCGATGAAGAGCGGCGGGCTGAACATCCCGGCCGACAAGGCGCTCGAGCACGTCTACGGCTACGCGGTCGGCATCGACCTGACCCGCCGCGACCTGCAGATCGCCTCGCGCAAGAAGGAGCGCCCGTGGGAAATCGGCAAGTCGTTCGATTATTCCGCGCCCTGCTCGGCGATCCAGCCGGCCGCGAAGATCGGCCACCCGACCGCGGGCAAGATCTGGCTCACGGTGAACGGCAAGGAAGCCCAGAAGGGCGACCTCACCGAGCTGATCTGGAACGTGCCCGAAATCATCTGGCAGCTGTCGCAGCAGGTGAAGCTCGCCGCCGGCGACATCATCATGACCGGCACGCCCGCCGGCGTCTCGCAGCTGCAGCCCGGCGACAAGCTCGAATGCGGCGTCGACGGCGTCGGCACGCTGAAGGTTTCGATCGGCAAGCCGGAATAATCTGGCCACGCTTTTGCGGACGTGACAAAGCCCCGGGCATCGCGCCCGGGGCTTTTTGCCGTGCGTGTCAGCGCATCGTGCCGGGCATGCAGGGCGGCTCGGTGAAGGGCGCGGTCGCGAACGATCCGACGTTCGGTGCGCGCACGCAATTGGTCTTGCCGGCGCTCGCCGTCGTCGCCTGGGCATGAGCGCGCCGCACCGCGGCATTATTGCCAGCCGCCAGGGCCTGCGCCGAATATGCAGCTGCTGCGACCAGGGCGGCCGCCATAAAGGTCAATTTGGTCATCGATGCTCTCCGCGCGATGGACGAAGCCCGAACAAGCTCGGCTTCTGAGACCAAGTGCGGCGAACGGCCGAAAACATTTCATCACGCGCGATCACCGAAGCGCGAGCACGTCGGTGAATCCTGGCGTGACGCCCATCGCCGGCGGCAGCGGGAATACGACCGCGGTCAACGGAATCATCCATCGGAGCCGCACGAAGCACGGTGACGGCGGCACGGAGATTCCCAAATGATCGCATTCAAGCGACTTGGCGGAACTACTCTTCTTGTTATGACGATCGTGGCCGCCCCAGCCTTCGCATCGAACGAAACCGCGACCAGGCCATGGTCGGCGCCGGTCGGCCATCGTCAGCCGCGCGCGGCCGACATCCCCGCATCGATGTCGACGCCGCAGCAGATCATCGACCAGGAGGACGCGATGGTCGACCGCAAGATCAGGGGCATTTGCCGCGGCTGCTAGATGCTCCCCGCTCTCAATGCCGCTCCACCGCCTGCGCTGCGGCCGGGCCGAGATGTGTCTTCTCGTATTCGAGGAACAGCTCGATCAGAGCCATGAAGGCAACCACAGCACCGGCCGCGATGGCAAAATGCATCGCGCGGGTGTGGGTGAAGCCGAGCAGCCAGGGCGAGACGATCAACCACGCCGCCACCAGCAGGTTGATCCACTCCTCCCAGACCGAGAACGCGAGGATCGCCGCCAGCGACAGCAGCCCGATCACAGCGCCGCTCATCCTGAGATCGACCGCCGCCGCAGGATTGTTGCCGGCAAACATCCAGGGTGCCGCCAGCAGGAAGATCGCCGCCGCCAGATTGTAGAGATCGAGCGCGGATTCTTTTCGCCAGTTCGTCATGCCGGGTCCTCCCTTGCTGCTCGAGCCGGTCGACCACGTCGATCGCAAGCCCCATCGTGGACCGGATCGTTTGATCACAAACGACACCGGCCCGGCGCGGGTTCCAATCGGACCAGGATATTGCGGCTATAACTTTAGTCGGCCTCCGCCGTCACGCCGCTCCCGCGCGCCGATACGGCACGTATTGCGGCGACCACATCTTGGCGCGGATGCGCGCCTCGATCTGGTCGACCGGAACGTCTTTGGCGAGCCCTTCCTTGTGCGCCTGCACGGCCACGGCCATCGCGACGGTGACGGCGACGTCGCGCAGCGCGCTGACCGGCGGCAGCAGATTGTGCTTCGGGTTGCTGCGCGCCGGCGAGGCGCTGGCAAGCGCCGTTGCCGCCGCCATGAACATGCCGTCGCTGATGCGGGGCGCACCGACCGCGAGCGCGCCGAGCCCGACGCCCGGGAAGATGTAGGAATTGTTGGTCTGGTCGACCTTGAAGCGGGCGCCATCGCGGGTAATCGGCGGGAACGGGCTGCCGACGCCGATCAGCGCCCGTCCCTCGGTCCAGGCCTCGATGTCAACGGGCGTCGCCTCCTCGCGCGAGGTCGGGTTCGACAGCGGGAAGATCACCGGGCGCTTGTTGCATTCGGCCATGGCGCGGACGATCGGCTCGGAGAATGCGCCGGCCTGGCCGGAGACGCCGATCAGCACCGTCGGTTTGGCGTTGCGCACCACATCGAGCAGCCCGATCTTGTCGGGATGGCCGACCTTCCAGTTCGCGATCGCCTCCTTCTTCTGCAGGAACGGCAACTGGAACGGCGCGAGCCCGGTCATGCCCTCGAGCAAGAGCCCATCGCGGTCGACCATGAAGAAGCGTGTCGCCACCTCCGCTTCGGAGACGCCGGCGTTGCGCATCGCCGCGCGGATCAGGCTGGCGATGCCGCAGCCGGCGGAGCCGGCGCCGAGCACCGCGACGCGCTGCTCGGTCAGCGGCACGCCGGTGACGTTGATGGCCGAGAGCAAGGCGCCGGTCGCCACCGCCGCGGTGCCCTGCACGTCGTCATTGAAGGTGCAGAGCCGGTCGCGATAGCGATCGAGCAGCCGCGTCGCATTGTTCTTGGCAAAGTCCTCCCATTGCAGCAGCACGCGCGGCCAGCGCTTCACTACCGCCGAGACGAAGGCCTCGATGAAATCGTCGTAGTCCTGGCCGCGCACCCGCTCGTGGCGCCAGCCGATATAGAGCGGATCGGCAAGGCAGTCTGGATTGTCGGTGCCGACGTCGAGCATGATCGGCAGCGTCGTCGCCGGATGCAGGCCGCCGCAGCCGCTGTAGAGCGCAAGCTTGCCGATCGGGATGCCCATGCCGCCGGCGCCCTGGTCGCCGAGGCCGAGGATGCGCTCGCCGTCGGTCACCACGATCGCCTCGACGGAATCGAAACGCGGATGGGCGAGGATGCGGTCGATCCGGTGCTTGTGCGGCACGCTGAGGAACAGCCCGCGCGGCTTGCGGAACAGCCGGCTGAATTTCTGGCAGCCCTCGCCGACGGTCGGCGTGTAGACGATCGGCAACAGCTCTTCCAGATTGCCGACCAGCAGCGCGTAGAACAGCGTTTCGTTGGTGTCCTGCAACTCGCGCAGGAAGGCGTAGCGCTCGAGATCGGTCTCGAAGCCGCGCAGCGCCTCGAGCCGGCGCGACACCTGCTCGTCCAGGGTCAGGATATTGGGCGGCAGCAGGCCGTGCAGATCGAACGCCTCGCGCTCGGCATCGGAGAACGCGGTGCCCTTGTTGAGCTGTGGATCGGCCAATAATTCGTATCCGCTCATTGCGGTGGTGGCGAAAGATGTATCGGCCATGACAAGGGTCCCCTCAATGCGAAACGGCAGGATGGACTGTAGCACTTCAGTGCGACGGATCGAGCGTGAAGGCGCCGTGCCGCGCAGAGTTGAACGTCGCCGGACCAGACAAAAAGCCCCGGAGCTCGCTCCGGGGCTTCTGAATTCCGAAAAGTTACAGGGCCGATTACCTGAGTGCCGACATCACGATCAGGCCGAGGATCAGCGCGGTCACCGAATATTTCAGCGTGTAGTACACGTTGCGATTCCACGCCTTGACCTTGCGACTCCCGAGGTGAAGCTCGTAGAGCTTGCCGAACACCTTGTTCAGCGCGCCGACATGCTCGCCGTCGACGTTCTGCGTCGCCGACGCCTTGACGATGTTGTGGCTGACCCAGCGGTTGATCCGCGTCATGAAACCATACTTCATCGGACGCTCGACGTCGCAGAACAGGATGATGCGGTTGACGTCGGTCTTGTTCTCGGCGCTGTGGATGAAGGTCTCGTCGAACATGAAGGCCTCGCCGTCACGCCAGACGCATTCGACGCCGTCGACCAGAATGCGGCACTGGTTCGAGTTCGGCGTGACGAGGCCGAGGTGATAGCGCAAGGAGCCGGCGAAGGGATCGCGGTGCGCCCCGAGCTTGCCGCCGGGCGG from Bradyrhizobium genosp. L includes:
- a CDS encoding SPW repeat protein, which translates into the protein MTNWRKESALDLYNLAAAIFLLAAPWMFAGNNPAAAVDLRMSGAVIGLLSLAAILAFSVWEEWINLLVAAWLIVSPWLLGFTHTRAMHFAIAAGAVVAFMALIELFLEYEKTHLGPAAAQAVERH
- a CDS encoding NAD-dependent malic enzyme, translating into MADTSFATTAMSGYELLADPQLNKGTAFSDAEREAFDLHGLLPPNILTLDEQVSRRLEALRGFETDLERYAFLRELQDTNETLFYALLVGNLEELLPIVYTPTVGEGCQKFSRLFRKPRGLFLSVPHKHRIDRILAHPRFDSVEAIVVTDGERILGLGDQGAGGMGIPIGKLALYSGCGGLHPATTLPIMLDVGTDNPDCLADPLYIGWRHERVRGQDYDDFIEAFVSAVVKRWPRVLLQWEDFAKNNATRLLDRYRDRLCTFNDDVQGTAAVATGALLSAINVTGVPLTEQRVAVLGAGSAGCGIASLIRAAMRNAGVSEAEVATRFFMVDRDGLLLEGMTGLAPFQLPFLQKKEAIANWKVGHPDKIGLLDVVRNAKPTVLIGVSGQAGAFSEPIVRAMAECNKRPVIFPLSNPTSREEATPVDIEAWTEGRALIGVGSPFPPITRDGARFKVDQTNNSYIFPGVGLGALAVGAPRISDGMFMAAATALASASPARSNPKHNLLPPVSALRDVAVTVAMAVAVQAHKEGLAKDVPVDQIEARIRAKMWSPQYVPYRRAGAA
- a CDS encoding fumarylacetoacetate hydrolase family protein gives rise to the protein MNAASTVIPLPPQASLPVVGEAGVYPVRRIWCVGRNYLEHIREMGNDERAPPFFFAKHADMLVADGATIPYPPLTKDLHHEVELVVAMKSGGLNIPADKALEHVYGYAVGIDLTRRDLQIASRKKERPWEIGKSFDYSAPCSAIQPAAKIGHPTAGKIWLTVNGKEAQKGDLTELIWNVPEIIWQLSQQVKLAAGDIIMTGTPAGVSQLQPGDKLECGVDGVGTLKVSIGKPE
- a CDS encoding aspartyl/asparaginyl beta-hydroxylase domain-containing protein, whose translation is MLRQLFAPQLVILYVLVASTLYVHFRGKQRLRFARQIGDHSTYLAPYNVLMYAGSAVPNTPVIPVEQFPELNKLSENWETIRDEATRLFDEGFIRAAAKNNDWGFYSFFKSGWKRFYLKWYDDFLPSARTLCPKTVELLNSIPNVHGAMFAMLPPGGKLGAHRDPFAGSLRYHLGLVTPNSNQCRILVDGVECVWRDGEAFMFDETFIHSAENKTDVNRIILFCDVERPMKYGFMTRINRWVSHNIVKASATQNVDGEHVGALNKVFGKLYELHLGSRKVKAWNRNVYYTLKYSVTALILGLIVMSALR